A single region of the Halobacterium wangiae genome encodes:
- a CDS encoding ABC transporter permease — translation MRKLVLAKRTLGSLRSEKTIVLALAIQLFIAAFSSFLVVGLVSLYDPGSTEGAYEVRVGVSGNATGDVAPVVAADGARSVTPYDSRADAAADFQRGRLDALLHATAHPSGRIVVEATAPDGSFRTTLVVAQLKEALSELERLRRADLSSSLERQPLSLPPARGSNPYFSFTYTVLLPLLAFLPAFISGSVMADSLAEEAERGTLELLRVAPLSLPDIVDGKALALVGLVPAQVALWLALLAFNGTRIADPLPVLALATGVAAVLVAAGAALALVIGARREAQLLYSFVALGAFGAAALLPQSPQNLVARFAVGSPTTLTWLSLAAVLVAAVAGYAALRHVAGRSAA, via the coding sequence GTTCATCGCCGCGTTCTCCTCGTTCCTGGTCGTCGGCCTCGTCTCGCTGTACGACCCCGGGTCGACGGAGGGCGCCTACGAGGTTCGGGTCGGCGTCAGCGGCAACGCCACTGGCGACGTCGCACCGGTCGTCGCCGCGGACGGTGCCCGCAGCGTGACGCCGTACGACTCGAGGGCCGACGCCGCGGCCGACTTCCAGCGCGGCCGTCTCGACGCGCTGTTGCACGCGACGGCCCACCCCTCCGGCAGGATCGTCGTGGAAGCGACGGCGCCAGACGGTTCGTTCCGCACCACGCTCGTCGTCGCGCAGCTAAAGGAGGCGCTGTCGGAACTGGAGCGGTTGCGCCGCGCCGACCTGTCGTCGTCCCTGGAGCGTCAGCCGCTCTCCCTGCCGCCCGCCCGGGGCTCGAACCCGTACTTCTCGTTCACCTACACGGTGTTGCTGCCGCTGCTGGCGTTCCTGCCGGCGTTCATCAGCGGGAGCGTGATGGCGGACTCGCTCGCCGAGGAGGCCGAACGCGGTACGCTCGAACTGCTCCGCGTCGCGCCGCTCTCTCTACCCGACATCGTCGACGGGAAGGCGCTCGCGCTGGTCGGCCTCGTCCCCGCGCAGGTGGCGCTGTGGCTCGCACTGCTGGCGTTCAACGGCACCCGAATCGCCGACCCACTCCCGGTGCTGGCGCTCGCCACCGGCGTCGCTGCAGTGCTCGTCGCCGCGGGCGCCGCGCTCGCGCTGGTCATCGGCGCGCGCCGCGAGGCCCAGTTGCTGTACTCGTTCGTCGCGCTCGGCGCGTTCGGCGCGGCCGCCCTGCTCCCGCAGAGCCCCCAGAACCTCGTCGCGCGCTTCGCCGTCGGCAGTCCGACCACCCTGACGTGGCTCTCGCTGGCTGCCGTGCTCGTGGCGGCCGTCGCGGGGTACGCGGCCCTCCGGCACGTCGCTGGACGATCTGCTGCCTAA